In Tissierellales bacterium, the genomic window TGGCAGACTTTGAAGAATTTAAAAGAGCCTATATTAAGAAAGGTTATGAAGCGGTTATCGCTGATCCAAGAGAATTAGAATATATTAATGGAAAACTTTATTATAATGATTTTAAAATAGATTTAATTTATAGAAGAATAGTTACTAAAGAACTTATGGATAAAATTGATGAAGTAGAGGATTTTATTAATGCCTATAAAGATAAAGCCGTTTGTGTCGTTGGCTCTATAAAATCACAAATATTGCATAATAAAATAGTATTTAAAATACTTCATGATAAAGAGACCTTAGAATTTTTATCTAAGAAAGAAAGAGAATTTATTAAAAAACATATACCTTATACTGGAGAGCTTAAAGGAAATAAAGAAATATATAATGAAGTATTAAATAATAAAGATAAATATATAATAAAGCCGGAAGATTTAAATGAATCAAGAGGTGTATATGCTGGCAGAGACTTTACTAAAGAAGAATGGAAAGAGAAGATAGATGAAAGCTGGAATAATGAATATTTATATCAAGAATTTGTAGAGTTATCTAAAAGAGAATTTATCCAATTTGAAAATGGAAAGCCAGTGATAAAAAAACTTAATCATGTTTTAGGTATATATATGTATAATAATAAAATGGCTGGCCTATATGCTAGAATAGATGAAAGTAATATAATTTCTGGATTACATGGTAGCTATAGAGCACCAAATATATTAGTTGGAAATGGGTTATAAATATAGCAGAGAGATATTTTACTCTGCTATATTTTTATTTATAATAACTCTTTAGATTTCTATTCTAATCTGTTAAAATAACTAGATACAGAAGAAACCAGGAGATGATAAAGATGAAGGTAATGGTAGTTGGAGCTGGGAAATTAGGCTATAAATTAGCTGAAGCTCTAATTTACGAAGATGTGGATGTGACATTAATAGATTCAAACTCTGAAGTGTTGGAAGGTATTAGTGATCATTTAGATGTATTGACTGTAAATGCAAATGGAATTGAAGTAACAGTTCTTAAAGAACTAGAAATAGAAACATATGATTTGCTTGTAGCAGCAACTAGTAGTGATGAGGCTAATACTCTTATTTGTTCCTTGGCCAAGAAAGTTGGATGTAAAAAAACTATAGCTAGAGTTAGGAATCCAGAATATACTAAACAATTAGATTTTGTTAAAAGTGAAATGGGAATTGACTATATTATTAATCCAGATTTAGCAACAGCTAAGGAAATAGAAAGATATTTATTAAAAAGTTATAATTCTTGTTCAGAAGATTTCGCTAGTGGAAAAGTATTGATGGTTGATTTTAATATAAAGAATATAAAAGATTTTGTTAATAAAAAGATTAAAGACTTGGAAATTTTAGATGAGTTACTTATTACGGCTATATCAAGGGATGGAAATATTATAATCCCCCATGGTTCTACTGAATTAGTGGAAAATGATATAATTTATGTAATAGGTGAAAAGGGTAATATTAGTAGATTAGGGAAAAGAATAAATATGAATATAGAAAAGAAGCCTATAAGAAATGCAATGATTTTAGGCGGAGGTAAAATAGGTTATTATTTGGCAGAAGAATTAGCTTCATCTAATATAGATGTAACAATAGTTGAGAAAGATAAAAAACGCTGTGAATATTTATCTAAAAGGCTTAATGATGTTTTAGTTATTTATGGGGATGGAACAGATATAAACCTTTTAGAAGAAGAAAATTTAGAGATTATGGATGCCTTTATTGGAGTAACAGGATATGATGAACAAAATCTTCTAATGGGATTAATGGCTAAGCAGGCTGGAGTTAACAATACTATCGCAAAAATATCTAGACCAAGCTATGTTCATGTAATAGATAGGCTAGAATTAGATGTAGCCTTAAATCCTATAAACATTATAATTAGTGATATTCTTAAGTTTATTCGTGGTGGTAAGGTAGTTTCTGTGTCCTTGCTTTTAGGAGAAGAAGGGGAAGTTACAGAAATTATAGCAGAAAAGAATATGTCTATTGTTGGGAAACCTATAGCTAAATTAGATCTACCAAAAGGAATAATTATTGGGGCTATTATTCATAAAGGTAAGGTAATTATTCCAAATGGTGAATCAATTATTCATCCAAAGGATAGAGTTGTTATTTTTTCTTTAACAGAAGATTTGCCTATATTAAAGAAATTTATGAGACCGAATAAGGGAGGCCTTTTCAATGAGTTATGGAATAATAATTAAAGTTCTAGGTTATTTATTAACTATTGAAGCAGCTTTTATGGTGCCTTCTTTATTAGTAGCTTTATATTATAATCAGGGAGATGCAAATTCTTTTTTAATTAGTATAATATTAACTGGTATATTAGGATTTTTTATGATTAAAATGTCTAGTTCTAAAGGCAGAATCAAAGTGAAGGAAGGTCTAGCTATAGTTACTTTTGGATGGTTTTTAGTTTCTTTCTTTGGCTCTTTACCTTTTATAATTTCTGGCAGTATTCCATCTTGGGTGGACGCATTTTTTGAAACAGTATCTGGATTAACTACTACGGGTGCTACCCTTGTTGAGGACGTGGAAGCTCTTCCGAAAGGGATTTTATTTTGGAGGTCCTTTACTCATTGGATTGGTGGAATGGGAATACTAGTCTTTACAGTAGCATTTTTATCTATGTTAGGAATAGGAGCATTTCAAATATTTAAAGCAGAAAGTCCTGGACCTATACCGGATAAAATTGTACCAAGAATTAGGGATACTGCAAAAATATTATATATAACTTACTTTACCATAACAATTGTGCAAACAGTATTACTTAGACTTGGTGGTATGCCTTGGTTTGAATCATTAGTTCATACCTTTGGAACAGTAGGTACTGGTGGGTTTTCTACAAAAAATGCAAGTATAGGAGCTTTTAATAGTACTTATATCCATATGATTACTGCTATATTTATGGTTTTGTCTGGGATTAACTTTGCCCTATATTATAGTCTTTTTAGAGGAAACAGGAGAGAAGTTTTAAGGGATGAAGAATTAAGATTGTATTTAGGAATTATTGCATCTGCTGTTATATTAATTGCATTTAATATAAATAAGACTATATATAGTAATATGGCTTTATCTTTTAGAGATGCCTTTTTCCAAGTAAGTTCAGTTATTACCACAACAGGTTATTCAACAGTAGATTTTGATAAATGGCCAACTTTTAGTAAATCTATATTATTTTTACTTATGTTTATTGGAGGTTGTGCTGGTTCAACGGCTGGAGGTATTAAGAGTATAAGGATTTTAGTATTATTTAAATTAATAAAAAGAGAGATTGCAAAAATACTTCATCCAAGGGCAGTTATACCTATAAAAGTAGGGGGAAGAACATTACCAAATGAAACTGTTGCAAGTATAGCAAGTTTCTTTATACTTTATATTATAATATTTGCTCTAGGTACTATGGTTATTTCCTTAGAAGGAATTGATTTAGAAAGTGCAGCCAGTTCTGTTGCAGCTACTCTTGGGGATGTAGGACCAGGCTTTGGCTTTGTAGGACCTACCCAAAATTATAGTCAGTTTAGTAACTGGAGTAAACTATTACTATCTTTATTTATGCTACTTGGTAGGCTTGAATTATTTACAATTGTAGCCTTATGTATGCCTAAATCTTGGAAAGGTGGTGATTAGTTTGTCAAATGTAAAAACTAATGCTATGCGTATTTTAGACAGTAAAAATATAAAATATAATATAATTACCTATAACCATAGGGATAATAAAGTAGATGGAATTTCCGTAGCTAAGAAAATAGATAAAGCTCCAGAACAAGTATATAAAACATTAGTAACCCAAGGGAAAGGTGGAGATATATACG contains:
- a CDS encoding glutathionylspermidine synthase family protein, with translation MDSDKINREYIEIIKEDPDFYYKDYEKTVENVANSKAKYRGKPVPFLYQPMLYTEKDIEALSHAGEMVLSIGDKITKMYLESPDFRKKFGYSKLLEELILVDNGYDINAPMARFDILYNGVGDFKFCEFNTDGTSAMNEDNTLARILLETEPMKKMKEKYNINYFELVDSWVDESVKIFNEWSKEDVKPNVAIVDFKESSTMADFEEFKRAYIKKGYEAVIADPRELEYINGKLYYNDFKIDLIYRRIVTKELMDKIDEVEDFINAYKDKAVCVVGSIKSQILHNKIVFKILHDKETLEFLSKKEREFIKKHIPYTGELKGNKEIYNEVLNNKDKYIIKPEDLNESRGVYAGRDFTKEEWKEKIDESWNNEYLYQEFVELSKREFIQFENGKPVIKKLNHVLGIYMYNNKMAGLYARIDESNIISGLHGSYRAPNILVGNGL
- the trkA gene encoding Trk system potassium transporter TrkA — protein: MKVMVVGAGKLGYKLAEALIYEDVDVTLIDSNSEVLEGISDHLDVLTVNANGIEVTVLKELEIETYDLLVAATSSDEANTLICSLAKKVGCKKTIARVRNPEYTKQLDFVKSEMGIDYIINPDLATAKEIERYLLKSYNSCSEDFASGKVLMVDFNIKNIKDFVNKKIKDLEILDELLITAISRDGNIIIPHGSTELVENDIIYVIGEKGNISRLGKRINMNIEKKPIRNAMILGGGKIGYYLAEELASSNIDVTIVEKDKKRCEYLSKRLNDVLVIYGDGTDINLLEEENLEIMDAFIGVTGYDEQNLLMGLMAKQAGVNNTIAKISRPSYVHVIDRLELDVALNPINIIISDILKFIRGGKVVSVSLLLGEEGEVTEIIAEKNMSIVGKPIAKLDLPKGIIIGAIIHKGKVIIPNGESIIHPKDRVVIFSLTEDLPILKKFMRPNKGGLFNELWNNN
- a CDS encoding TrkH family potassium uptake protein — its product is MSYGIIIKVLGYLLTIEAAFMVPSLLVALYYNQGDANSFLISIILTGILGFFMIKMSSSKGRIKVKEGLAIVTFGWFLVSFFGSLPFIISGSIPSWVDAFFETVSGLTTTGATLVEDVEALPKGILFWRSFTHWIGGMGILVFTVAFLSMLGIGAFQIFKAESPGPIPDKIVPRIRDTAKILYITYFTITIVQTVLLRLGGMPWFESLVHTFGTVGTGGFSTKNASIGAFNSTYIHMITAIFMVLSGINFALYYSLFRGNRREVLRDEELRLYLGIIASAVILIAFNINKTIYSNMALSFRDAFFQVSSVITTTGYSTVDFDKWPTFSKSILFLLMFIGGCAGSTAGGIKSIRILVLFKLIKREIAKILHPRAVIPIKVGGRTLPNETVASIASFFILYIIIFALGTMVISLEGIDLESAASSVAATLGDVGPGFGFVGPTQNYSQFSNWSKLLLSLFMLLGRLELFTIVALCMPKSWKGGD